The stretch of DNA CAACATTTCCCAGCCATAACAATTCCCATTCTGAGGGGAATGTTTCCCATAACTTAATCCCAACTCTGTCAATACCCAGGGCTGGAGACCAAACTGAAAACGGTGCCCTGCTGCTGTTGGCAGAGATGGAAAATGCAAACAGGACAGACACTTTAATTCCATCCTTCCTCTTCCAGAACTGTTCACCCTAATGGCTCTTTTAATTCTGAAGAAATTCTAAAGGAATTCTTCAATTTCCTCTGCCAGTGTGGTGTGCAGCACCCTGGACTGTGCTGCTCTCACAGAGCTGCTTCTCTTTGGGAGACAGGAGTTTTCTCTGTAGAACTCCCCATTTTTAAAACCAAAGCTTTTCCTAGCAGTTATTAAGATCTGGCTCTGATAAATGGAAGTGTTTTGCTGGTTTGCATTtatataaaaacaaaaccaaaaaattccaTCTGTTTTTATTAGAAGTGAGCCAGTTCTGTGCAACCTTTGAAAATCAAGGTTTTGATGTTTGCATGGGgaggattttttaaattatattttacaaCTTGCTGTTGAATTGAAAGAGAACTCGCTGTCATGCAAACGGGTGGGGAGTGCTGGAACAGCTGGAGTTGGGAACTGGGGAAAGTTACCCAGCgtggctttcagcagctggaaaCACTTAAAACTCAAAATGCTGCACTGCACTGGGTAACAGCAACTGCTGCACTTACTGTTTCACTAAAAATACATTGAAATCACTCAAAAGAAAAGTTTGGTGGTGATCTTTATCCATATGCTTCTTTATTCTTGATCATTTTACATTATTTCACTTTTAGAACATTTTAAAATCACAGTTTAGGCAAAAAACAATCTGCCAAACATCTGGCACGCTTCCTGCTGCCTTTGCCCCCTGGAGTGGAAGGAAAAGCCATCCTTCTTTAATTTGTATGTTTGAAAAAAGCAGGGAGGATCACAAACTAATCCAAAAAAATCAAACATCTTTCTCTTCTAGAGGAAACTCTTTGCAAAGCTGCAACTCTTGATTTAGGGCTGAACATCTTCACATAAACCTTTGATTTTCCACAGCACAGCTGAGCCTTAGCTCCTACATCATCATTTGAATTGTTTTGATCAGTAATTTTTATTTAAGGCAACACTCAAAGCATCAGCAGAAGAGAAGCACATGCAGAAGGACAGCCACGCCCATTGCCCTCTCCAATGTCTCAGCCTCCAGTTCCCAGGTACGGTTTTGGAATTAAATGTTGGAATCTGGAGCTTCTGGGCTccacctgctccaggctgggccgAACTCCAGGTGTGCTGAAGCCTCCGTGGAGATGGGGCAGCGGCACTCAAACACCTTTTGGGCTCTGGGGTTCCGTGCCCTGCACCACCTTGAACCTCATGGACAGCACGTCCCTGATCCCCGCCTCGATCTCATCGTCGGCCTCCACGGCCCCCACTCCTTTGGGAGACCCCGTGAGAATCAAGTCCCCTTCTTCCAAGGTGAATATGTGGCTGATGTAGCTGATCAGGTAAGGGATGGAGAAGATCATGGACGAGGTGTCCCCCTCCTGCCTCAGCTTCCCGTTCACCTTCAGCCAGATCTGCAGCTTGTGCGGGTCTGGGATCTTCTCCTTGGGCACGAAGTCACTGACGGGGCAGGAGGAGCCGAAGCCTTTGGCCAAGGTCCAGGGCAGCCCCTTCTGCTTGCACTGCTCCTGGGTGTCGCGGGCGGTCATGTCCAGGCACAGGGCATAGCCCGCCACGTGCTCCATGGCCCGCTCCTGCGGCACGGCCTGCGCCCTGCGGCCGATGAGCACGCCCAGCTCCACCTCGTGGTGCAGGTTCCGGCAGTAGTAGGGCCGCACGATCGGGGCCCCCTCCCGCACGTAGGCCGAGGAGGGCTTGAGGAAGAAGAGCGGCTCTGCGGGCAGGGCGCTGCCCATCTCCTTGGCGTGCTCCGCGTAGTTGCGCCCCACGCACACGATGTTCCTGCCCCACTCCCAGAAGCGGGACAGCGGTTTGGAGCCGGCCATGGCCGCCCTTGCCGCGTCCTTGCGGGTCCCCGCACGGCGCCGCCgctgctcccgctcctcctccgcGGGCCgagcgggcgggccgggggccgggcccggggccggcCGGGCGCAGCGCCGCCCCCCGcacgccgggccgggccgggccgggccgtgccggcgctgccgccgcctccTGGGGCGGACAGCCAAGGTAACCGGGCCGGGCGGGGTGCACGATGCtccgcgggggctggcgggggctcGGCACCGCCCTGGCAGCCGGGGCCGTCCTCGGGGCCGTTCTCCGAGCCGGTACGTGCGGCGGTCGCTCTCGGGCCGTGCCTCGCGGCCGCGGGCGTGCCGGGCCCTGGGGCTGACTCACCGCCCGAGCAGGccggcagctctgggctgtgccgtgccgtgccgtgccgagcccATCGCGGAGGCCCTGCGGAGCCCCGGGCCGGCGGTCAGTgctcagggaggaggaggatgaggaggatggggGGCCGGGCTGCGTTCGGCGGGTGACAGCTTGTACCGGTGATGGAACCGACCCCAAACGGTCCGAGCTTGCGGTTGCATTTCGGGCCTAAATCCTCAGCGCCTCTCCTGGGCTCTCTGGGAATCTCCTCAGGTGGTTTTGCATCGCTGGGGTTTTGAGACGTGGCTGTGATGGGCGAGAATCGCCGGGGTTCTGTGGCAGGGACGCTGCCGAGAGCTGCAGCGTGGCAGTGCCAGACCGAGCCTGTGACAGGTCCCGAGCTCCCAGGGTGGGCTCTGCACCTTCCCCTGCCGGgcctggcagctgccctggcttcAGACGCATGTCCTGGAGCCACAAACTCGCTGGGTGTCCCAAAAATCCTCGCAGAGTGTAGTGAGCGAGCGTGGTTCTTGTgaggcagcacagcagctgggcgTGCAGTCATTTCTGAGTGACAGCCCTGCTTGGAACGGGAATTTTCCACTCTTTTATGTAATAGAGTAACCCCAAACGTTCTGGAGGAAGTGCAGGAATCAGCTGGGTTCTGAGAGAACCTGCCTGCTGACATTAACACCTCCAGCTGCAAAACCTttcccctgggctgctccagctgtgcccatgaTCATTCCACAAGCCCAGGTGGGTGATTCAGAGCTGCTGTCCCATTCCTCTGCTCCAGACAAAGCTGGGCGAGAATGAATCACTGGGCATTAATGAATTCTGgggcagagctctgtgtgtgacaGGATCTGAGCCTGGCCAGGGAGCTCCTCTGGGCTGGACAGGTCTGAGCAGAGCATgaggagctccctgctctgctcctgagccGCACATGGCAACTCACAAAGCGTGAGTTTCATTCTTGGTGGATGTTTTCTCGTTCCTTTGTTGAAATTACATGTTTGGAAACATTTCCTTATGTGGTgcagcttgtttgtttgtttgtttggaattTCAAATTACACATGCAAAGAGGCTGTGGGATCCGGGCCGAGGTTAGAGATGGTTCATAGGAAAGAAGCGTTTGAAGTATGTGAATATTTCCTTTGAGTTGAAGTTAAGGTTGGGTTGTTTCCTTTCGTTtggttgtattttttttcctagttgGTGTCTGGTGTGCAAACAAACACCCAGTATAGATAACTCTTGTGACTGACAGATCCAAAAGTTCTCCCTGTTGGCGAGCAGTtgtttttgggcatttttttcccctcatcaaAGACTAGTAAGGGCTTTTTTGTGTTCTGTTTTTTGGAAGGAGTCTTCTCCAGAGGAGCACTGCAGGTAGGGATGCTTCTCCCAATCCTGTAAATACTCAGTGCATGCCTGTTGTGTTGTGGTTTGGGTTTGCTTTTGGAGCACTATGTTTAATTTCAGTGGTTCCTCATCCCTCATGATCAGGGATGGTGGaggtggaaggggaagaagctctGGGCAGGATGGTTGTGCCAGAgggccctggcagcaggagcagatgtGCAGGACTGTGGGGCTCTTATCAGGGGTGGGCAggctgggacagtgggacagggtGAGCACCGGCACAGGGAccctccctgtggcacggagggagGTGGCCAAGCAGGAAAGTCAGGAGCCTCTGGGAGAGTCAGTGGTGCAGAATAAAATGGGTCTGagccagcacaggcacctctgggtTGTGCAAACACCTCGTGGGTGCTCAGCCAGCAGTTCCTGACCTGCAAGGACTGGCACCTCTTTCCCTGCGAGTGTTGGAgctcagctctgagctgcagggccCCAGCAATGCCAGGCCCTGCTGTCTTTGCTTCCTTTCCTTCAGTTCCTGTGGTAACACCTCCCAGGGTTGGTTATTTCTTTAAGAGCCTGTGCACTGAGCAGTGGAGCCCAAGCTATTTGCATCTGGAATTTGCTTCTTGGATGTGATTAAACATTGAACCCAAAGCAAACATGGAGGCTCTGGTGTTGTATCAGGGCAGGCATGAGCAAGGACCCTGTGTTACCTGGCCAGGTAACCCTTCCTCCCTCGGAGAGCCTGTTTGCTGTCCATGTGCACTGCAGGATGACATTTCCCCCAGAAATACAAACTGGATATTTCTGTTAGAGCAGTGTATTTctgtatttccctttttttttttttttttttgcccttcttcctttttgttttttggcTCTGACGTGTCCTTTGtgccttttttgcaaaatcaCCGTCCCAGGCTGACCTTTGCCCAGCTCCATTCTGCTCTCCTGCCCCTTGAAATCTCCTCTCTGGTGCAAGTGCAGAGTTGTCCCTGCATGGAAAGCAaagtgtcctgtcctgtccttcttggggcagctctggagcACCCAGAGCTCCAGAGTTTTGTCCCATGGTGGCCTCTCCCCTCATGTCTGAAGGGGGCAGGTTGGGCTGTGCTGTGAGCTGGGGCCCCTGCCGtgccctgtccctcctgtcccctcccagggctgagctctggcTGTTTTTGGTGCCCAGGTGCAGCACAGCTGCGAGCTGGATTCCTGCACACCGAGCACGAGCTGAGGGAGCCCAAGGCAGTGAGCCAGGCCGACATGAAGGTGGAAATCCTGCCCGCCCTCACTGACAACTACATGTACCTGCTCATCGACCAGGACACCAGGGAGGCTGCCATCGTGGACCCCGTGCAGCCCCAGAAGGTAACACCCCCTGCTCCGGGGTGGCCTTGCAGGAGGGAACGAGCCCCAGGCTGCCTCAGGTGTGGGGGGAAGGCTGGAagggctggctgggcacagggacagcctggggacaccccagggactGCTGTGTCCCTCATTTCAGGGATTGCTGTGTCCCCCACTCACCCCAGGGACTGCTGTGTCCCTCACTCATTTCAGGGATTGCTGTGTCCCTCACTCCATCCAGGAATTTCTGACCTGTTTTGGGATTTTGGCCTTAATTTGATGTAGGGCAGAAAAGGGAAATGGCACTTGGGGCTGGGTCAGGGCTCGCGTGCTGTCCTCTCCCTCCAGCCCGTGTGGgatgagctgctgcagggctgctgtggctcTCTCTCCTtgtgcccaggtgccaccaggGGTGCTGCCAGCTCATTCCATGGTGTGACTCTCCTCCTGTGTCACTCCTGCAGGTTTTGGATGCAGTCAAGAAGCATGGAGTGAGGCTGACCACTGTCCTGACCACCCACCACCACTGGTAACCGCCCTGTCCTGGTCCCTCACGCACACACAGCCAGGATCCAGGGTGAtctctgagcagcagctgaggcagAAGGACCAGAGCTCATCCTTTGGCCTTGCTCTGAGCTGTGTGTCAGTGCCTTTCACCTTTGAAATGGTGATTTTTGCAGGCAGCCAGTGCAGTGCAGGGTGTGGAGGCAGCTGTGGATGTGGGAGGGAGCAAATTTGTGCTGAGGTGCCAGGACAGGCCCGTGAGGCGTCCTGCAGTCAGCACTGTGGGAGGATCACACAGGTACAAATTGGCTCTGCCAGGGTGTAACATGAAGGTTTTGTGTAGTAACCTGTGTGTGGGTCAGAGTGGAGCCACCCCTGTGGCTGGAGAGTGAAACAAGCAGTCCTGAGCTGGACAAAGCAGCAGCACACCCatgcagggctctgggctggctctgtgCCTGCTCCCTGGTGTTCTGTGGGGTGCTGGAGTGCCCATTTTCCACTCACCCcattccctccctgccccaggtACTGCAGGGGTTACTGGGAGCCCCTAAGCTGCTGTTTCCCACCTGGGATGGACCTGTCAGGGGTTGATTCCCCCTCTGAGCGCCCCAGTTACTGCAGAAATGATCTCCTGTTGTTGTGCCTGTCCTTGGCTGTGAGGAGTGGTGGATCCTGGGAGAGGCTGGATCAGAAATGATCACCCGGAGCTCAGCACTGCCCTCCCAGTGACCACAAACCTGTGCTCATCCCTCCCTAAACCCCTTTTCCCCTTGCAGGGACCATGCAGGAGGCAATGAGAAGCTGGTGAAGATGGAGCCAGGGCTGTACGTGtatggaggggacagcagggtgggggcCCTGACCCACAGAGTGTCCCACCTGACATCTCTCAAGGTAAAGGGAggcactgcagggctctgggTGTCCCCTCCTTGTGGCACAGCTctgtcccacctgggctgggcaccTCTGGTGCCTTTCAGCACATGGGGCTATCTGAAATGCAGCTTTCACCATTTTCCAGCCCTGGGACTGCAACCCCTCTGCCTTGTGTGAGGACagcactgggacacctgggacgTGCTGGGTGTTCCTGTGCAgctgggggacagggcaggggcagtgtgacaggggctgtgtgacagggcAGGGATTGTGGGATGGGACAGTGTGACTGTCTTGTCACACTGGACTGGGGCTGCGTGACaggacagggtcagtgtgacaggACAAAGACAGTGtgacagggtcagtgtgacagagcagggtcagtgtgacagagcagggtcagtgtgacaggacagggacagtgctCTGCCAGGAGCACAGTGAGATCCAGGAGAACAGATCCAGCTGTTCCTGTGGGATGCCAGCTGGGAGATGGGCTGAGcacagcagtgccagcctggctgtcccctgctggcagggagctgggacaggtgacagcgctgctgggacaggtgacagcgCTGCTGGGACAGGTGCAGGCAGGCATGAAGGGCCTGGGGTGCACCCCAGGaggggcacagcacaggagggAGCACAGGAAGGGGGGCACATGAGGCTGTGTTGAATCCTTGCCTTTTCCTCATCCCCTTCAGCTCCAtttctgtttggggttttttccacgcTCCATCAGCTTTGTTTAGGATTCTCTgttggctcctgctgccagccaggctTTGAGTGCATGGACATGAAAGGATGTGGCAGTTCCCTTTGTCAGGACACCTGCTTGAGGAAACAGCTCCGTGccagccctccctccctgcccgggctctcccaggagcagagctgctgcttcctgcCAGCCTGGGGCACATCTAGGACCATTAGAGCACTGAGAGTAGCAGTTCTTCTCTAACCATGCCATTGCAGCTTCAGCTTTAGTGTTCTGCCTTCTTCCCAGGTGGGATCTCTGAGTGTGAAATGCCTCAGTACGCCGTGTCACACCTCGGGCCACATCTGTTATTATGTGACTAAGCCAAATAGCTCCGAGCCACCTGCAGTTTTTACAGGTGAGGAGTTGGGAGGTTCCCTTGCAAAAAACAGAAGCTCCCCCTCTGCCTGGGTGCCTCTGGATGtgcatccctccctcccttcctgccaGGATATCCACACCCTGCTCCCCTTTCCAAGCAGGTGGAGCTGGGGAAGCCCCTGTGGATTTGTGAGCCAGGGCTGCACACCCTGCAGGCAGCGTCAGCAGCGAGCCCTGCATGAGTCCTacatccagcttttttttttttcctggacaaaAGAGCTGTTGGTTTCCTGTTTGAGGCCAAACTGATCCCAAATCCTGTTggctgatcccaaaccctgttGCTTTTCCATATATCTGTGCTCAGGTCTGacagcagagagaggagagagtAGGGGAGTCAGGGAGGGCTGGTGCTCCACTGCTGGTTTGGGGCCTGGATCCTGCTTTGGGGAGAAGGATTCCCCTTCCCTGGGGCTCTGCTTCATCCCTGTGTTCTCCAGAAGCTCCTGCATGGAAGAGAAAGAGCCCTAAACAGGATTTTagggagcactgggcagaaaatAGAGGTGACTCATCTTTGTTCAGTTTCACAGCAAAGTGTTCCTTGTCCCCTATGGaaaggacagcaggggacaggggcTGCCCACAGCTCGGAGGTGCTGGCAGGAGGTGCCCGGTGAGGCTCCCACGtgtgccagcagtgctgctgtggctgtgcccgtgctcagctgctgtgctggggcagggctgagcccccaggCTGGTGTGGGCAGCCTGCTGTGGCCTGATGCCATTGTCACCCCTGCAGGTGACACCCTGTTCGTGGCTGGCTGCGGGAAGTTCTTCGAGGGCACCCCAGAGGAGATGTACAGGGCACTGATTGAGATTCTGGGCAGCCTGGACCCCAGAACGGTACAAACCTCTGCTCTtgtg from Melospiza melodia melodia isolate bMelMel2 chromosome 18, bMelMel2.pri, whole genome shotgun sequence encodes:
- the HAGH gene encoding hydroxyacylglutathione hydrolase, mitochondrial → MKVEILPALTDNYMYLLIDQDTREAAIVDPVQPQKVLDAVKKHGVRLTTVLTTHHHWDHAGGNEKLVKMEPGLYVYGGDSRVGALTHRVSHLTSLKVGSLSVKCLSTPCHTSGHICYYVTKPNSSEPPAVFTGDTLFVAGCGKFFEGTPEEMYRALIEILGSLDPRTRVYCGHEYTINNLKFARHVEPRNPNIHEKLAWAKAQYDSGEPTIPSTIAEEFTYNPFMRVREKSVQEHVGDSDPVRVMGAIRREKDNFRVPRD
- the FAHD1 gene encoding acylpyruvase FAHD1, mitochondrial, whose product is MAGSKPLSRFWEWGRNIVCVGRNYAEHAKEMGSALPAEPLFFLKPSSAYVREGAPIVRPYYCRNLHHEVELGVLIGRRAQAVPQERAMEHVAGYALCLDMTARDTQEQCKQKGLPWTLAKGFGSSCPVSDFVPKEKIPDPHKLQIWLKVNGKLRQEGDTSSMIFSIPYLISYISHIFTLEEGDLILTGSPKGVGAVEADDEIEAGIRDVLSMRFKVVQGTEPQSPKGV